The sequence TTCTTGCGCAATATCATCTAAGCTTACCTCGTCAAGATCCGGCGCAATTTTTAAGAAAATTGGAATTTCTTTGGTTGTTTTCGCCATTTGCGAAGTTCGTGCTGCAGTTATTGCACTTATCAGCTCGTTCAAACTGCTTCGTGCTTGCAAGTCACGCAAACCGGGTGTGTTGGGTGAAGAAATATTAACAGTAAAATAGTCCGCAACATCATAAAACCGATTAATGCCTTGAACATAGTCATCAATACGGTCTTGTGAGGTTTTATTGGCACCAATATTAACCCCGACAATACCTTGCCTACGCCTTGCTATAAGCCGTTGATGAGCAGCATCATGACCATCATTGTTAAATCCCATGCGATTTATAACCGCTTGGTCATCAACCAAGCGAAATAAGCGCGGCTTAGGATTTCCCTCTTGCGGCAATGGCGTTAACGTACCAATTTCGGTAAAACCAAAACCGAGCCGTAAAACCGCGTCTGGCACTTCAGCATTTTTATCAAATCCAGCAGCCATACCGAGTGGATTTTTTAAGTTTAATCCAGCGACGTTACATTCAAGGCGAGTGTCCTCGATTGGTATGCCTTTAGTAAGCCCAGTTTTTAAACCAGAAAGTGCCATGCCATGAGCGGCTTCAGGATCAAACTTATAAATAAAAGGCTTGATGAGTGACCAGGCCAAGCTTTGCTTGATTGGAAAGTTCATAATAAATCCTTATCAATCGAAAAAATGCCATTATCATTGGAATTAAAGGGCCAAATATTTTCTATAAGTTGGCAATCTAAAGTCGCATAGAGATGGGGAAATAAAGCACCACCTCTTGATACTTCATAGCGTAAGGCTTGACCCAGCTTTGCTTCATCAACTTGCAATAGCCAAAGATTATCTTGCCCCTTGAAATGCTTATTGGCGGTTTCTGCCACTTGGGCGGCAGTTGAAAAATGAATAAATCCATCTGCAATGTCGATTGAGGCGCCCAAAAAAACCCCATCTTCTTGCGCTTGCTGCCATTGCACTTGGGTCAAAATTTTATAAATAAAGGCCATACCAAATTCGCCATTTCAAAACGGGTTTCATTCTATCATAATGTGTTTACAGCTACAAAACCGCATTAAGGACGAGGCTTACCGCTTAAACATCTTTCATATGGCTATAACAGTTAAAACACAATTGGCAAAATACCGCTTACAAGATTTATGTAATTTATAAAAAAGCGCCGAAGCAAATTACTTTGGCGCTTTTAAATTCCATAGATAAAGCCATTTTAAAAATTGTTCGTTTTAAATGCTTTATGATCAACGAATCTGGATTGGTACAGTAAGGCTTCCACCACCTTTTGGTGGCGTTGGTATTGGTGATGCCATTTGAACCACTTTCAAAGCAATTTCATTAACCCGATCATTACCTGATGAGCGACTAATACGAGTTGATGTCACCCTTCCTGATGCATCATAGGAAAATTGAACCATTGCAATACCGGTTAAACCACCGGCTTGACGCCTTACGCGGTTAGCCATGCTGCGCAATTTAACCTGCACTTTGCCTTTCCAGTCATTAAAGAGTTTTCCACCTAGACCGTCAGTTGTACTGGTGCGTGGTGCGGCAAAAGTTGAACCTTGTTTTGCATCAACTATTGGTGCCGCCGCTTTTTGGTTGCGGTCGGCCCTTTGTGCCTGCCTTTTTGGCGGTGGTGTTTTTTTACGCTCTGGCCTTTCAACCTTTTTAGGTTCCGGCTTTTCAGGCTTTGGTGTTGGTTTTACCTTTTCTTCTTTAGGCTCTTCCTTTGGCTCTTCCTTTTTTATCTCTTCCACCATATCGGATGGCGGCGTCACTACAGGATCAGGCTTCACGTCTTCAACAACGGGCTCAGGTTCGGGAAGTGGTTCTGGTTCAGGCTCTGGCTCCTCTTCGGGATTTTCCTCAACTTCAGGTTCATTAACCTGTGTTTCGGCCTGTACCTCTTCAGACAAGTTTGGACTATCCGGCGCGGTTACTTCTTCTGCAAAAACTAACATTAAAGCAGGAGGCGCCCCCGCCAGACGATCTGGCTCATTACCAAAGCGATAAAGTGCAACGGCTGCAGCAATATAAAAAAACGTGACAAAAATCGCCGCACCACCCCATAATAGACATTTATGCCACCATGGGGCTGCTGGTAGAATAAAGGGGGACTGCTTTTGCCCTGAACTGTCCTGTCCTATATTTCCCTGCATTGTTTCAACTCCTAATTGGAAAGCTGCAAAAACCGCCGCCCTATTTTCTCACTTCAATTTACATAACTTTTGCAATGCTTTTATTCGTAAAGCTTTTATTGCCACATACTTAAATTTCACAAAAAAACATCATATTTTGCTAAAATCTGCTATTTCTGAAATTTGCAAGAATGTCGTAAATGATATTATCTTCAACAGATGAGGTATTTACCCACTTAACAAATTCTACATATTTTCTTGATGAGCAAATGCGATGATCATTTTAAGATGTTGGATCTGTCTTGATTTTATCATCAATCATCTCATCATCGGTTGGCTTTTTTTCTGATTTTGGAAAACTAATCGGAACGGTGAGAGTTCCGCCGCCATTGATTGGTTTTGGTATAGTAGCCATCTTTTGAAACATGGTTACCGCGTATTGATCAAGTTTTTCATTCCCTGAAGGGCGCTTAACTTCAACGCTAGTGATTGTGCCCTCGTCATCATATTTAAAACTGATAAGAACCACACCACCCTCAGTTCCTTCAATCTCAGGCATGCTTTGGCTAAATCTTTTAATCCTAACCTGTACGCGACCTTTCCAGTCTATATTATTCTTGTCAAAATATCGTTGGGCCGCAAAACCCTCTTTATCGAATGGCTTATTTGGCTTTACCGATATCACTGGCGGTGAAGCTGGCAATGCTGTAGATTGATTAACTTCACTTTGGTGGCTTGCGTCATCATTTACAAGATGTTGGTTATCACTTGTTGGGTTTTGTACTTCTGCAAATGCAGAATGTAAGGGCAGCAAAAGCAAAAAAGATAAAAACACAGTCAATGACTTTATCATTTTTATACCTATTTTAAATTTTGCATTTTCTGCCATCTTTAAATTTCCAATATATTTTAAGCGCTTTTCATTGCGCCGCAGGTGGTCATTGCGCAGCAGGTGGTCATTGTGCAGCAGGCGGAGCAGAGGGAGACACCTCAAGCCCAACAAGCCCAATGCTAAAATATCCAGCCGCGCGCAGTGAATTGAATAAATCCATCATTGCACCATAATTAACATTTGTATCACCACGAATGAAAATCTTGGTTTCCTTATTATTTTCACTTTGCCTATCTAGTTCAGCAGCAAGATTTTCTAGGTTTACCGTAACATCGCCAACAAAAAGCGACTTATCTTGCTGAAGCGATAGATAGATTGGCTTATCTTCTGGCGGCTGAGCCTGCGTTGTAGATGCCGGCAATTTTACCGGAATATCGCTAGTTGCCAAAGGTGCAGCCACCATAAAAATAATCAGCAGAACCAAAATAACATCAATGAACGGCGTCACGTTAATGTCATGGTTAAGATCTAGTTCGTCACCAATTTCACCGAGTTTTGCAGCCATTATTTTACTCCGCAGTTAAGGGTTGTATAGGGCGCGGCGATTTTCTTTGGGCTTCACGAAAATCAAGATCACGGCTCACAAGGCGTTCAATGCCCGTTGATGCATCGGTTACAATCTGACGATATCCAGTAATAGATTTGGCAAGATAGTTATAAATCACAACAGCAGGAATAGCTGCAACAAGGCCAATTGCCGTTGCAAGCAATGCTTCAGCAATACCTGGCGCCACAACCGCCAAATTGGTGACTTGAGATTTTGAAATACCGATAAATGCATTCATAATACCCCAAACAGTACCAAATAGACCAACAAAGGGGCTAATTGAACCAATGGTTGCCAAAATAGCTGAGCCACCAGCCATGCGCCGGCCTGCATGGGCTTCAATACGTGATAAAGCGGATGTTACGCGCTCTTTGACACCGCTGCTACCAGCCCCATCCACTGCATTAATGGACATACGCACTTCATTGGCTGCGGCATTAACAAGGCGTCCACTGACATTTTTTTTATTGGCAAATTTTTCAATTGCTTCACTAAGACTATGCGAACTCACAATCTCCCGCACTGCATTACGCACTTTGGCTTTGGCAATACTAAGCTCAATCGTTTTGGCCACAAAAATAATCCAAGTGAGCAATGATGCCATTGCAAGACCAATCATCACGGTTTTAACTACCCAGTCGGCCTGCATAAACATGCCATAAGGAGAAAGGTCATGCGGCAGCGTTGACTTATCAATGCCAACTACGGTCTCACCTGCATTGATAGGCGGCAGCGGCTGGGCAGGTAGATTACCAGTACCTTGAGCTGTTTCACTATTTTGCGGATTGTTTATAGCTGGTGCCGTGGCATCTTGAGGAGCCGAATTTGCTGGGGCATTATTTGGGCTTGCAGGTACTTGGTTTGCAGGGGCTTGATTAGCACTTGGCGTATTAGCTGAGCTATTGTCACCATTGGCAGTTGTTGCAGGTACGATCACCGTGCCATTTGTTGGCGGAGTACTGGTCGCTTGCGCCCCATTTCCAGTTTGTGCAGTTGGTGTTGGCTGCAATACTGGTGCTTGCTGAAGAGGCGCTGTATTGGTTTGAGAATCAATTGCTTGATTAGGTACTGATAAAGCCCCCTCACCTTGAACTGGTTGTGTGGGCGCATTTTGTGCATGGCTATTGCCTGCCATTACCAATAATATGCCTAGTGTGCCCACAACTTGCTTTATTAAGCCACTCATCATCATGCCTCTTACACATCTCAAATATAATAGGAAATTTTTGGCTATTCTTACCCTTTAATAATATGATAAATCAAGTCATGTTTAATAAAAACAGCGAAAAACTCCACCAACAGCTTTATTTTATGGTTTTATGCACTATTTAACACCATTTCTTATGGCTGATATTTAGCATAGGTTGGAAGGATACCAAACAAGGGCTTATTAATGCAGCGATATTTTAATATAATCTAAAATCGTATATTTTTTGGAATCGCTCACCTATCTTAATTATACTATATCAACGGCGATAAAACTTAAAAATTACGCCGGCTAACTTAATTCAAGGTTTTGCCTAATAAGATTTGCTTAACACCAACAGAATCGCCGCTTAACCTAAGACGACGATCTTGCCCCAAATAAAAGCGCCATCACCAAAAGGAGGCTCAATATACAGAATTTTGGTGCGGATTATTGTTCATTAAGGCTGAATTTTGACGTTGTGGCTAAAATATGATTAGACTTATACGTCATAATACAGTAACGACTGGCGGCTAAAAATTAAGCGATAATATACGAATATCACAATGTAATTGATTGGGTTTGCATGTCTGAAATTATCTTTGAGCAAATTTCGCGCCAGTGGGGTGGTGTTGGCGGTGTTGATAATGTCAGCTTTAGCGTTGAAAAGGGCGATTTCTTGGTTCTTCTTGGGCCATCAGGTTGCGGTAAGTCAACAACATTGCGTTTGCTTGCTGGTCTTGAAACTAGCGATTCTGGTAAAATTTTCATAGCGGGTCGCGATGTTACGCGTTTACCGCCAAAAGACCGCAAACTTTCAATGGTTTTCCAGTCTTATGCACTTTTTCCTCATCTTAATGTTGCAGAAAATATTGTTTACGGCCTAAAGGTCCGCGGTGTTGGACGCGCTGAACGCGATGAACGTTTGAAAAAAGTTGCACAAATTGTTGGCCTTAGCCATTTGTTGGATCGTAAATCAGGGCAATTATCTGGTGGACAAAAGCAACGTGTAGCATTAGGACGCGCGATTATAGCTGAAGCTGCCGTTTGCTTAATGGATGAACCGCTTTCTAATCTTGATGCAAAATTGCGCCATGAAATGCGCACCGAAATTCGATCCTTGCAACAACGCCTTGGCATGACAATGGTCTATGTTACCCATGACCAAACCGAAGCTATGACGATGGCTGACCAAGTTGTGTTGATGAATAATGGCAAGATTGAGCAAAAGGGCGCGCCCCATGAGCTTTATCAATGCCCAACATCAACCTTTGCCGCGCGTTTTGTTGGCATGCCACCAATGAATCTTATTGAATATGAAAATCATATTATTGGTATTCGCCCTGAAGATGCGCGAATTGATACCAATAATGGTCCTTTAAAAGGTAGCGTTAAATCTGTAGAATATTTGGGTGCAGATAGCATCATTGTTGCAGATATTGCCGGACAAACTGTTTTGGTTCGTGAAGCTGGCTTTTCAAACGTAAAACCCCAAAGTGAGGTTTACATCACTTGGGACAGTGAAGCAGCTCACCATTTTAACTTACAAACTGGTATGCGCCAATAGATATTCTGTTGGCAAAATCCGATTAATCAAGGTTTAGATAACACCGATAAAAGATAATCTTTACACTTGAAGTGCCTAATATCACTTGGATTTATCATCATTGAGGGAAAAAATGAACTTTGTACAAAAAATATGCGCCGCGGCGGTCCTAGGTTGGTCGGCATTTGGCTTTACACCTGCTCAATCCACTGAGCTTACCATGTATTATCCAGTTGCCGTGGGTGGTCCGCTCACCAATGTTATGGATGATTTTGTAAAACGCTTTGAAAAAGAAAACCCAGACATTAAAATCAATGCGGTTTATTCAGGCAACTATTTTGAAACCATGACCAAAGTCATGACAGTGGTTAAGGGCGGGCAACCGCCGCAATTATCGGTTCTTTTGTCAACCGACGTATTCACCTTGCTTGAAGAAGATGCAATCGTGCCATTTGATGACATTAGTGGTGAAGATAGCAAGGATTGGTTTGATAAATTCTATCCTGCTTTTATGGCCAATGGCAATATTGATGGCAAAACCTGGAGCATTCCTTTCCAACGTTCAACTATTGTTCTTTATTATAATAAAGACGCTTTCCGTGAAGTTGGTCTTGATCCAGAACAGCCACCAAAAACTTGGGATGAAATGACTGAATATGCCCAAAAGCTAGTTAAAAAAGATAATTCTGGCAATGTAACCCGTTGGGGCGTCAAAATTCCAAGCACATTCGGTTATTGGATGTTACAAGCCTTGGCCATTGAAAATGATCATGAATTGATGAATAAGAATGGCAACGAAGTTTACTTTAACGACAACAAAACCGTTGAAGCTTTAAATTATTGGTTAGACCTTTCAAAGACCT comes from Bartonella sp. HY038 and encodes:
- a CDS encoding quinone-dependent dihydroorotate dehydrogenase, which codes for MNFPIKQSLAWSLIKPFIYKFDPEAAHGMALSGLKTGLTKGIPIEDTRLECNVAGLNLKNPLGMAAGFDKNAEVPDAVLRLGFGFTEIGTLTPLPQEGNPKPRLFRLVDDQAVINRMGFNNDGHDAAHQRLIARRRQGIVGVNIGANKTSQDRIDDYVQGINRFYDVADYFTVNISSPNTPGLRDLQARSSLNELISAITAARTSQMAKTTKEIPIFLKIAPDLDEVSLDDIAQELLASSFNGVIISNTTLSRSGLNDKVQAKEAGGLSGKPIFERSTIVLAKMRKRLGKDYNIIGAGGIRNGETALEKIKAGADLLQLYSSMVYEGPFLAGNILRGLLNACEQDGVSNVRDYRDANLDAWAMRQIDI
- a CDS encoding DUF952 domain-containing protein: MAFIYKILTQVQWQQAQEDGVFLGASIDIADGFIHFSTAAQVAETANKHFKGQDNLWLLQVDEAKLGQALRYEVSRGGALFPHLYATLDCQLIENIWPFNSNDNGIFSIDKDLL
- a CDS encoding energy transducer TonB gives rise to the protein MQGNIGQDSSGQKQSPFILPAAPWWHKCLLWGGAAIFVTFFYIAAAVALYRFGNEPDRLAGAPPALMLVFAEEVTAPDSPNLSEEVQAETQVNEPEVEENPEEEPEPEPEPLPEPEPVVEDVKPDPVVTPPSDMVEEIKKEEPKEEPKEEKVKPTPKPEKPEPKKVERPERKKTPPPKRQAQRADRNQKAAAPIVDAKQGSTFAAPRTSTTDGLGGKLFNDWKGKVQVKLRSMANRVRRQAGGLTGIAMVQFSYDASGRVTSTRISRSSGNDRVNEIALKVVQMASPIPTPPKGGGSLTVPIQIR
- a CDS encoding energy transducer TonB, coding for MIKSLTVFLSFLLLLPLHSAFAEVQNPTSDNQHLVNDDASHQSEVNQSTALPASPPVISVKPNKPFDKEGFAAQRYFDKNNIDWKGRVQVRIKRFSQSMPEIEGTEGGVVLISFKYDDEGTITSVEVKRPSGNEKLDQYAVTMFQKMATIPKPINGGGTLTVPISFPKSEKKPTDDEMIDDKIKTDPTS
- the exbD gene encoding TonB system transport protein ExbD; this translates as MAAKLGEIGDELDLNHDINVTPFIDVILVLLIIFMVAAPLATSDIPVKLPASTTQAQPPEDKPIYLSLQQDKSLFVGDVTVNLENLAAELDRQSENNKETKIFIRGDTNVNYGAMMDLFNSLRAAGYFSIGLVGLEVSPSAPPAAQ
- the exbB gene encoding tonB-system energizer ExbB; the protein is MMMSGLIKQVVGTLGILLVMAGNSHAQNAPTQPVQGEGALSVPNQAIDSQTNTAPLQQAPVLQPTPTAQTGNGAQATSTPPTNGTVIVPATTANGDNSSANTPSANQAPANQVPASPNNAPANSAPQDATAPAINNPQNSETAQGTGNLPAQPLPPINAGETVVGIDKSTLPHDLSPYGMFMQADWVVKTVMIGLAMASLLTWIIFVAKTIELSIAKAKVRNAVREIVSSHSLSEAIEKFANKKNVSGRLVNAAANEVRMSINAVDGAGSSGVKERVTSALSRIEAHAGRRMAGGSAILATIGSISPFVGLFGTVWGIMNAFIGISKSQVTNLAVVAPGIAEALLATAIGLVAAIPAVVIYNYLAKSITGYRQIVTDASTGIERLVSRDLDFREAQRKSPRPIQPLTAE
- a CDS encoding ABC transporter ATP-binding protein, encoding MSEIIFEQISRQWGGVGGVDNVSFSVEKGDFLVLLGPSGCGKSTTLRLLAGLETSDSGKIFIAGRDVTRLPPKDRKLSMVFQSYALFPHLNVAENIVYGLKVRGVGRAERDERLKKVAQIVGLSHLLDRKSGQLSGGQKQRVALGRAIIAEAAVCLMDEPLSNLDAKLRHEMRTEIRSLQQRLGMTMVYVTHDQTEAMTMADQVVLMNNGKIEQKGAPHELYQCPTSTFAARFVGMPPMNLIEYENHIIGIRPEDARIDTNNGPLKGSVKSVEYLGADSIIVADIAGQTVLVREAGFSNVKPQSEVYITWDSEAAHHFNLQTGMRQ
- a CDS encoding ABC transporter substrate-binding protein, which translates into the protein MNFVQKICAAAVLGWSAFGFTPAQSTELTMYYPVAVGGPLTNVMDDFVKRFEKENPDIKINAVYSGNYFETMTKVMTVVKGGQPPQLSVLLSTDVFTLLEEDAIVPFDDISGEDSKDWFDKFYPAFMANGNIDGKTWSIPFQRSTIVLYYNKDAFREVGLDPEQPPKTWDEMTEYAQKLVKKDNSGNVTRWGVKIPSTFGYWMLQALAIENDHELMNKNGNEVYFNDNKTVEALNYWLDLSKTYNASPKGNIEWGTLRSDFLEQNTAMMWHTTGNLTAVKEGAKFDFGVAMLPEKVRRGSPTGGGNFYVFKKASPEQQAAAVKFIKWMTTPERAAEWSMKSGYVATRPDAYDTKELKAYSEEFPVTLVARDQLAYAVPELSVYENGRIYKIINDAIQAVLTGNQSAKDGLDKAQSQAERILKPYK